Part of the Vicia villosa cultivar HV-30 ecotype Madison, WI unplaced genomic scaffold, Vvil1.0 ctg.000107F_1_1, whole genome shotgun sequence genome, AAGGCTGCGAAGTCCACACTTTAAGTTGCACAGCGATGTGAAAGAGACAAAATAGATCTGgatttgttatttcatttttgtcttgattcattGCAGTGGCTATGATGATGAATCTGTTGTAGAATATagggatgaagatgaagatatgTTGATTCGTTGAAGCCTCTTGAAGACGTGAATATGATGAAACAAATGTTGCGGTTCTGAGATGATTAGATTATGGAGAGAAGCATCAAAGAATTTGCAGAAGATAGAGAGCGATGAAGGTTCTGCAGTTTTAAGATTCAAAGAATGATGATGAAGATCTTGTAGAGAATAGGGAGAGTTTTCTTGGTGAGTTTCTCCCAATTGTTGAAGAATTAGAGTAGTTAATCTCCTATTTTTTCTCTGTGATTCTTTGTGATTTACATTGTTTCTGATTTTGTTTTTAGTTATATGTTCTGTTAAGCTCTTGTTGGCATTGGATGTAGGGTGAGATTGTTGGAAAACAATATAGCAGTAGGGCGGGGAGTCATAGATAAGTCCATGTTAACTTGATTGTTATGTTTTTATGCTACTTTGTATACAATAATTCATAAGTCATCCTTGGATTTACAtgtaaatgaaaaatattattttacattTTCACCTGTGATGCAAGTTTACCAATGTATGCATTTATTAATTAATGTGTTTCTTCTTACAGTACCGAGGAGGTGGCTTTCAGTTCCAATGGTGGAAAGGATTCACCGGTGAGTTTCAATTTGTGTAATCTTTTTCCATTCAACATAATCATTGAGTCCAATAGTAATGAGAGCCCCGGTGATTTCCAGGTTCGATTGACAAAGAAATTGGCTCTAACTCAACTCGTCGTAGTTGCACGTCGACACCGCGATTTAGAAAATAGGTCTGAATTTATCTGTGATAGTTGAATAATTTTCGAAGTTCTTATTCAATCGATTCCCCATGATTCTGTTATTGATTTGTTAAGTTTAATTGATTTTGGGGTTTCTGTGCTGCATGTTGAAAACATGACAAGTGTCAATAATATTCAGAGACAAAAGTCTCTTCAAGGATGGATTTTGTATAACTTTCTCTCATTTTTCACCTTATACCTTTCTTTTCAGGTGATATAATAAAACACATGATTCCAATATAAACATTCATTATAAACATTAGAGTGCATAATATATCTTTGTTTAGGGTCACTGTTTGTATGTTGCTGCATTAGAGTGCACAATATATCTTGTAGTTTGGATTAGTTTATAGTTTGAGATTCAATATAAACATTCATTCATAACTTAAAATTTTCATTATAATTTTATAGGTGTTTCTGATGGAGATACGACAGTGAACCTAAGCATGACTGGACTAGTTTGATTGCGAACTATGTCTGCAGATTAGAGATTTTGTTGCAGAAAATATGTCTCTGAGAGGTATTGAATTCCAtactgaggagtctcccgtagcTATCACTAAGGCAGCTGATGGTTCACCTCTTTAAAGACCAACAGGACGTGCACCTAATATCATGTTTGCCACAAGGTACTGAGGAGTCTCTCATATCATGTTTGCCACAGGACGTGCACCTAATACTAAGGTAAAAGTTTTGATTGTGTATTATTTTTTCTTGTGACTGGCTGTTGAAAAATGAAAACTAATAAGTGCTAATGAATAATATTTATCATATAAAAATAGTTTAAGCTTAGTGTTATTTGTTCacttaaaagtcaatattttaccATATCCACATTTAGGACTTAAAATGTTCTACCTCTTTTTAAACATTACACATTATGTTCCTTGCTTAATCTTATATGAATAATGATGTGCTGAAAGCTAATTTCCATATTTATTAAAGATTAGGAACTTCTAAACTCTAGTGTGAATGCAATATTAACTGAGTAACTTCATTTCAGAGTCTCCTAGATGGCTTGTAAGTAATAAATTGGTCTTAATATGGATGATACAAGAACAAGAAAAAGAGGTTCTTTCCTTTATATCTTTTTCTACTTATATGACTTTTTTTTCATACGTTAATTAGTCTTAAAATATCTATTTGCTCTAGTCCATAGCAGAAGGATGATCGTAAAATCCTGAAGCGTTGGAAGTGGAGCTGTGTACTGATGGATGAGGCACGTGCTTTAAAGGACAAAAATAGCTTTAGGTGGAAAAATCTGATGTCTGTTGCTCGAAATGCGAACCAACGCTTGATGCTGACAGGGACACCTCTTCAAAATGACTTACATGTATGTATAACTTATGTAGTAAATGTTATTGCTGCAGTGTGCCTGTTTTTTCACTTAACTGTTTTAAGTTACTGAACAAATTACTAGAGTAACTTTTGTTTGATATTTCCTTTTGTTTAATAGGATGTATTCTTATTACTCCAATTCTCAATGAGAACTTTTCCCTGTTTTAATGCTActtaaatatttgatttctaCTTGATACAGTGTATTGTGATGAATGAGAACACACTCTTAGATGGAAGCACCGGGCCACGAGTCAAAATTTGCGACTTTGGCTACTCAAAGGTAACATGTTAACATAACATTTCACAACTCTATCTTTTTGTCAAGTGATGTTCATTTGATTTTACCTTGTCTTTTAGTCATCTGTATTGCATTCGCAACCGAAGTCTACGGTTTGAACTCCAGCTTACACCTTATTGTGACATAATATTCAATGGTTAAATGATATATATACTCTaccaaatttcaaaatatcatagtTCACCGACATAAAAGTCAACTATTTTTCATTTGAGAAAAACATATAGCAAGGTAGTACTGTCCATCTAGCCGCTAGTTTTTACAAGATGAATCAACATTGTTCCACCTATATACAGTGCTGGTTCTTTATGAGTTTTGACAcaatatgaaagaaatcatttcaCGCCAGTGAGTGCACATTAGAATGTTACACTTGAATAAGAAAAGGAGTTTTGATGAGTCAAAGAAATGAGATATATGGTGAATCTATAAAAGTGCAAACAAAACTGCAAAACTGACTATGTATTTTCCATGTGTCACATTTTAATTTTGTAGTCTTCACATGTTTTGTTGTGTTCATAAAGACATaatcattatatcaatcaaaacTTGTAACAAACTATGAACGTTTCTTTTAACAGGGGAAGTAGTACTATTGATTTGCTTAatttgtgtgttcttttgaagaggttaacaatgattttttttttgttcagGAACAAGAAAATTTGTGATGGACTTGTTGATTTCTCAGCACTCCAAGCAACATGTGGAAGGCCTTTAGGGTTGGGTTTCAACCATC contains:
- the LOC131624190 gene encoding helicase SWR1-like, which gives rise to MDEARALKDKNSFRWKNLMSVARNANQRLMLTGTPLQNDLHMEAPGHESKFATLATQRNKKICDGLVDFSALQATCGRPLGLGFNHQTGDLYVADAYFGLDSFRVGLLCPRFLNMILSMG